The Medicago truncatula cultivar Jemalong A17 chromosome 4, MtrunA17r5.0-ANR, whole genome shotgun sequence genome includes a region encoding these proteins:
- the LOC11438142 gene encoding zinc finger CCCH domain-containing protein 32, with protein MDEDFQKRNTDCVYFLASPLTCKKGVECEYRHHEIARLNPRDCWYWLSGNCLNPTCAFRHPPVDGHTGVPSEPTQSSLPATANKTMVTCYFFFNGFCNKGSKCSFLHGPDDSSLTVKPLKNDTVKPLKNDTAKPLKNDSAKPLKNDSAKPLKNDSAKPLKIDTVKPLKNDSAKPLKIDTMKPLKNDSAKPLKIDSMKPLKNDNGSINKPNLENGTASGNKTSVASSTPRDTITRKALSNIKPQPKEDLQLPLPENVKQQGDCFKISSLDYKEAVVTRSDSPLPEDGFAHNMSPSCTEQSSEEQENSQVEPEERSSPGFDVLVHDESGNNLGYEGGSEYLPVLDMDDHELNEQYLGYEFKNTNDYDTMCSGADILYERKTYDDYRCFDRDFTSPSERKVCGYPREMVLDTIFSRKRIRMSTSEMAACDYSDLDLRHHLRRRREVNSPPDTGLLRRHESSSLMVQNRERRHSQDIGQQQNRRLTSQVGFSSIREVEDLSIANKQRLFRPYQQSRPRKHYREKPAKRPFPSSKESRKPIVKQQRSIQKSNAFSGPKTLAEIKEEKKKSGESSHCESSSAGFQDPKPLHEILKDRTMD; from the exons ATGGACGAAGATTTTCAGAAGCGTAACACCGATTGCGTTTATTTCTTGGCTTCACCTCTCACTTGCAAGAAG GGTGTAGAATGTGAGTATAGGCACCATGAAATTGCGAGGCTCAACCCGAGGGATTGTTGGTATTGGTTATCTGGGAATTGTCTTAATCCAACTTGTGCTTTTAGACACCCT CCTGTGGATGGACACACTGGAGTGCCATCTGAACCTACACAATCTTCATTACCTGCAACTGCAAACAAGACAATGGTTACCTGTTACTTTTTCTTCAATGGGTTTTGCAACAAAGGTAGCAAATGCTCATTTTTGCATGGACCTGATGATAGCTCACTCACTGTAAAGCCTTTGAAGAATGACACTGTAAAGCCCTTGAAGAATGACACTGCCAAGCCTTTGAAGAATGACTCAGCAAAGCCTTTAAAGAATGACTCTGCTAAGCCTTTAAAGAATGACTCTGCAAAACCTTTGAAGATTGACACTGTGAAGCCTTTGAAGAATGACTCTGCAAAACCTTTGAAGATTGACACTATGAAGCCTTTGAAGAATGACTCTGCAAAACCTTTGAAGATTGACTCTATGAAGCCTTTGAAGAATGACAATGGAAGCATTAATAAACCCAACTTAGAAAATGGAACTGCATCGGGAAATAAAACAAGTGTAGCATCATCCACACCAAGGGATACCATTACCCGAAAAGCTTTGTCCAATATTAAACCTCAGCCTAAGGAAGATCTTCAGCTACCATTACCCGAAAATGTTAAACAGCAAGGTGATTGCTTCAAAATTTCTTCTTTGGACTATAAAGAAGCTGTTGTGACTCGGTCAGACTCTCCATTACCAGAAGACGGCTTTGCTCATAACATGTCTCCTTCATGCACTGAGCAGAGTTCAGAGGAGCAAGAAAATAGTCAAGTAGAGCCTGAGGAACGGTCCTCCCCTGGATTTGATGTTCTTGTTCATGATGAATCTGGGAACAACCTGGGTTATGAGGGCGGTTCTGAATATTTGCCAGTGCTTGATATGGATGACCATGAACTGAATGAGCAATACTTGGGTTATGAATTTAAAAACACAAATGATTACGACACCATGTGCTCAGGCGCTGATATTCTTTATGAACGGAAAACATATGATGATTACAGATGTTTTGATAGGGATTTTACTAGTCCTAGTGAAAGGAAAGTTTGTGGTTATCCCAGAGAGATGGTCTTAGATACTATATTTTCCAGGAAAAGGATTCGAATGTCCACTTCTGAGATGGCTGCTTGTGATTACTCTGACTTAGATCTACGTCACCATCTGAGAAGACGCAGGGAGGTCAATAGTCCTCCTGACACAGGTCTCTTAAGAAGACATGAGTCGTCTTCTTTGATGGTTCAAAACCGGGAAAGGCGTCACAGCCAAGACATTGGTCAGCAGCAAAATAGAAGATTAACATCACAAGTAGGATTTAGTTCAATCAGAGAAGTTGAAGATCTTTCAATTGCCAACAAGCAAAGGTTATTCAGGCCTTACCAACAAAGTAGGCCAAGAAAGCACTATAGAGAAAAACCAGCTAAACGGCCATTTCCTTCTTCTAAAGAATCCAGGAAACCAATTGTGAAGCAACAGAGATCTATTCAGAAATCCAATGCATTTTCAGGGCCCAAGACTCTTGCagaaataaaagaagagaagaaaaagtcCGGTGAAAGTTCACATTGTGAAAGCTCGTCAGCTGGTTTCCAGGATCCCAAACCTCTGCATGAAATTCTCAAAGACAGGACCATGGATTGA
- the LOC11440261 gene encoding MAPK kinase substrate protein At1g80180, whose protein sequence is MAELQKSLASFRRQGSSGLVWDDKFLSGLNQNQLEQESASTGTLERSRSAGARPYRSVNVAPTSIDPPSPKVATCGFCGLFGKPVAASSAHKSNNPKSRKRRS, encoded by the coding sequence atggctGAGCTGCAGAAATCATTAGCATCATTCAGGAGACAAGGTTCATCAGGATTGGTTTGGGATGATAAATTCTTGTCTGGTTTGAATCAGAATCAACTAGAACAAGAGAGTGCATCAACTGGTACGTTGGAGAGAAGCAGATCAGCTGGAGCAAGACCATATCGATCGGTCAACGTTGCACCAACATCAATTGACCCACCTTCTCCTAAGGTTGCAACATGTGGTTTTTGTGGTTTGTTTGGTAAACCAGTTGCTGCTTCTTCAgcacataaatcaaataatcccaaatcaagaaaaagaagatcatGA
- the LOC11439715 gene encoding uncharacterized protein — protein sequence MANQEKQHKKGFMYIYKIGTGNQRKKDSEQGVEKEKKLSSSRSWLQRLRNPTRSYNNKELNNGGFVEARNSTSCFELESIKGGYVEGRNSVSCIEASSSPAIKRGIIVEEGRKSVSYVDETKLAAEEKVGKFVEARKSVSHIETLSSVIEKLQVKVLVSDMPSFMQVHAFRCARRTYDSLEEFSSKHIAHNIKKEFDKAYGPAWHCIVGPSFGSFVTHSTGCFLYFSMENLYILLFKTKVKKAVD from the exons ATGGCTAACCAAGAAAAACAACACAAGAAAGGGTTCATGTATATTTACAAAATTGGAACAGGAaaccaaagaaagaaagattcAGAGCAAGGTgttgagaaagaaaagaaattatcaAGTTCAAGAAGTTGGTTGCAAAGGTTAAGAAATCCAACTAGAAGTTACAATAACAAAGAGTTGAACaatggaggatttgttgaggcAAGGAATTCAACATCATGCTTTGAGTTAGAATCAATTAAAGGAGGATATGTAGAAGGAAGAAATTCAGTGTCTTGCATAGAAGCATCATCATCACCAGCAATAAAAAGAGGAATCATAgttgaagaaggaagaaaatCAGTGTCTTATGTTGATGAAACAAAGTTAGCAGCAGAAGAAAAGGTAGGTAAATTTGTTGAGGCAAGAAAATCAGTGTCCCATATTGAAACATTGTCTTCTGTTATTGAAAAACTTCAAGTGAAGGTTTTGGTCTCAGACATGCCAAGTTTCATGCAAGTGCATGCTTTTCGTTGTGCAAGAAGGACATATGATAGTCTTGAGGAGTTTAGCTCCAAACACATTGCTCATAACATTAAGAAG GAGTTTGACAAAGCCTATGGTCCTGCCTGGCATTGCATTGTAGGCCCAAGTTTTGGTTCTTTTGTGACACATTCAACGGGGTGTTTTCTTTACTTTTCAAtggaaaatttatatattctaTTGTTCAAGACCAAAGTTAAGAAGGCAGTGGATTAA
- the LOC11439716 gene encoding uncharacterized protein, producing the protein MGNPLQLKSLNHISLVCRSLDKSVDFYVNVLGFFPIKRPTSLAFNGAWLFNYGIGIHLLQSDDPESMTKNVHINPKDNHISFQCESMAAVENKLQQMKIEYVKNLVEENGIYVDQLFFHDPDGTMIEICNCDNIPIVPLSENSTIWSCSRFNCNIQNQQQQIQQMISM; encoded by the exons ATGGGCAATCCCCTGCAACTCAAATCATTGAATCACATCTCATTGGTGTGTAGATCATTAGACAAGTCAGTTGATTTTTACGTCAATGTTCTTGGCTTCTTTCCTATTAAGAGGCCTACCTCCTTAGCCTTCAATGGTGCATG GTTGTTTAATTATGGCATTGGTATACACCTTCTCCAATCAGATGATCCAGAAAGTATGACCAAGAATGTGCACATTAATCCAAAGGACAACCATATTTCATTCCAA TGTGAAAGTATGGCAGCAGTGGAGAATAAACTGCAGCAAATGAAGATAGAGTATGTGAAGAACTTAGTAGAGGAAAATGGAATCTACGTTGATCAGTTGTTCTTCCATGATCCAGATGGCACCATGATTGAAATCTGCAATTGTGACAATATTCCAATTGTACCTTTATCAGAGAACAGTACAATTTGGTCATGCTCGCGCTTCAACTGCAATATTCAAAATCAGCAGCAGCAAATTCAACAAATGATCTCAATGTAG
- the LOC11442856 gene encoding mediator of RNA polymerase II transcription subunit 17: protein MEEGMELQLSLDKLPIKRLDSIEENGNERFPLDVDYDEKRVSLIRRIDFAWAIEKDEEKKKQKKSSKETTPWQWQGMVENLQLAHQELSVIIDFINTVETNDAVTVASMTRPKSLPNEALSDLAVSAATKLQCYRQVGKYFKQSAKAFEQQVAREARFYGALIRLQQNWKVKRQRQTSLVPGNEGFTFDLFDNSYDQGAIVRSSSMSTVRVNHDAAGMLAINVSPELCHSLQFGFVSAQPDDMQKKSNENQSHLLGEDCLGETGIESSSDEECVKKTHSLLRDVHQAIFNEQVFDLVNREAFNTSTGFTLTGIRENYLQLSLGQGTSVYLSLVSTGQDNPTVEGELTNNADDNAFSPLESSDVLMHDAQQNTLKKKGRHSNSTCYEIYIQQIYHEHIFGRGSEKPISSGNRLSGAQAKDGSYLLSHFFMSLAHRIFSTKILAELENVVFKVPYLQLISNPTWHSRGSSWTLFMEVPPSILRGCQVKTSDFENNAIKRQFWTKVVVIDDCISVKAEGSPNVSGLFKGKSEDTHSINKYDCNLADLPVIILQQVASQIINWLYHEALMVGIKANRDFLCLSFELEQGETLGLVANVDPKDSDGCISWSLVMEDSFAEVQKLHTNLTDGASEYRKFLGPLSLELLYATLIDLIAFVSGGGGGQ, encoded by the exons ATGGAAGAGGGCATGGAGTTGCAACTATCCCTTGACAAGCTGCCGATCAAGCGCTTGGATTCCattgaagaaaatggaaatgAACGATTCCCTTT AGATGTGGATTACGATGAAAAGCGAGTTTCTCTAATCAGGAGAATTGACTTCGCTTGGGCCATTGAGAAGGACGAGgaaaagaagaagcagaagaagagCTCAAAGGAGACAACACCATGGCAATGGCAGggcatggtggagaatttgcaGTTGGCTCATCAGGAGCTCTCTGTTATCATAGATTTCATCAACACT GTGGAAACCAACGATGCAGTAACTGTGGCTAGCATGACAAGGCCAAAATCATTACCAAATGAAGCTTTGTCCGACCTTGCTGTATCTGCAGCCACCAAGCTTCAATGCTACCGT CAAGTTGGGAAATATTTCAAGCAATCTGCCAAGGCTTTTGAACAGCAGGTTGCTCGGGAAGCTAGGTTTTATGGTGCCCTTATCAG GTTGCAGCAAAACTGGAAAGTAAAACGGCAACGGCAGACATCTTTAGTTCCAGGGAATGAAGGCTTCACTTTTGATCTCTTTGATAACTCATATGACCAAGGGGCTATTGTTCGGTCTTCGTCTATGTCCACTGTTCGTGTCAATCACGATGCAGCTGGGATGCTGGCAATAAATGTGTCTCCTGAGTTATGTCATTCTCTCCAATTTGGTTTTGTCAGTGCACAGCCAGATGATATGCAGAAGAAATCAAATGAAAACCAATCCCACTTACTTGGTGAAGATTGCTTGGGAGAAACTGGCATAGAATCTTCCAGTGATGAGGAGTGTGTGAAGAAAACACATTCTCTCCTTCGTGATGTACATCAAGCAATTTTCAATGAGCAG GTGTTTGATCTGGTGAATCGCGAAGCATTTAACACATCTACCGGTTTCACTCTGACAGGAATAAGGGAAAATTATTTACAATTAAGTTTAGGTCAAGGAACCTCTGTGTACTTATCACTAGTGTCCACTGGTCAAGATAATCCTACAGTTGAAGGTGAACTTACCAATAATGCAGATGATAATGCATTTTCACCTTTGGAATCATCTGACGTATTGATGCATGATGCCCAACAGAACACCCTTAAGAAGAAAGGGCGGCATTCTAATTCTACCTGTTATGAGATATATATTCAACAGATTTATCACGAGCATATATTTGGACGAGGCAGCGAAAAACCAATTTCCTCTGGTAATCGTTTATCTGGTGCACAGGCAAAAGATGGATCATATCTTCTTAGTCATTTTTTTATGTCTTTGGCTCATAGGATCTTTTCGACTAAAATTCTCGCAGAGCTGGAAAATGTG GTCTTCAAGGTCCCATATCTCCAACTGATTTCCAATCCCACATGGCATTCTCGGGGGTCATCATGGACCCTATTCATGGAGGTTCCTCCCTCTATTCTTCGCGGTTGCCAAGTCAAAACATCAGATTTTGAAAATAATGCTATCAAGCGTCAGTTTTGGACTAAGGTCGTGGTAATCGATGATTGCATCAGTGTTAAAGCAGAAGGTTCTCCTAATGTGTCTGGTCTGTTCAAGGGAAAGTCTGAGGATACCCACtcaataaacaaatatgattgCAACTTAGCTGATCTTCCTGTAATTATTTTGCAGCAG GTGGCTAGCCAAATTATTAATTGGCTATATCATGAAGCTCTTATGGTTGGGATAAAGGCAAACCGGGACTTTTTATGCTTGTCATTTGAGCTGGAGCAGGGTGAAACACTGGGCCTGGTTGCAAATGTGGACCCAAAAGATAGTGATGGTTGTATATCTTGGTCGTTGGTCATGGAGGATAGTTTTGCGGAGGTGCAAAAGCTTCATACCAACCTCACCGATGGTGCATCTGAATATAGGAAATTCCTAGGTCCCTTGTCTCTTGAGCTGTTATATGCTACCCTAATAGACTTGATTGCCTTTGTTAGCGGCGGTGGCGGTGGCCAATGA